One stretch of Pedobacter riviphilus DNA includes these proteins:
- a CDS encoding acyl-CoA dehydrogenase, which yields MHFELTEEQLMIQQAARDFAQQELKPGVIERDEHQKFPAEQVKKLGELGFLGMMVSEKYNGSGLDAISYVLVMEELSKIDASASVVVSVNNSLVCYGLEAYGSEAQKEKYLKPLAAGEKIGAFCLSEPEAGSDATSQRTTAEDKGDYYLLNGTKNWITNGGTASTYLVIAQTHPELKHKGINAFIVEKGMEGFTVGPKENKLGIRGSDTHSLMFNDVKVPKENRIGEDGFGFKFAMKTLEGGRIGIAAQALGIAQGAFELATQYAKERKSFGKPISEHQAIAFKLADMATQIEAARLLVYKAAWLKDQGLPYTQAGSMAKLFASKVAMDVTIEAVQVHGGYGFVKEYHVERLMRDAKITQIYEGTSEIQKMVISREVIR from the coding sequence ATGCATTTTGAATTAACTGAAGAGCAATTAATGATCCAGCAGGCTGCCCGCGATTTTGCGCAGCAAGAATTAAAGCCTGGGGTAATTGAAAGAGACGAACATCAGAAATTTCCGGCAGAGCAGGTAAAAAAACTTGGAGAGCTTGGTTTCTTGGGGATGATGGTGAGCGAAAAATATAACGGAAGCGGACTCGATGCCATTTCTTATGTTTTGGTAATGGAAGAGCTTTCTAAAATCGATGCTTCTGCCTCTGTAGTGGTTTCGGTAAACAACTCATTGGTTTGTTATGGATTAGAGGCCTATGGTAGTGAAGCCCAAAAAGAAAAATATTTAAAACCATTGGCTGCGGGAGAAAAAATCGGTGCTTTTTGTTTGTCGGAGCCCGAGGCTGGTTCTGATGCTACCTCACAACGCACAACTGCAGAGGATAAGGGCGATTATTATTTACTAAATGGTACAAAAAACTGGATTACCAATGGTGGTACTGCATCAACTTACCTGGTGATTGCACAAACTCATCCTGAATTAAAGCATAAAGGTATAAACGCTTTTATTGTAGAAAAGGGAATGGAAGGTTTTACCGTTGGACCAAAAGAAAATAAACTCGGCATCCGCGGATCTGACACACATTCGTTGATGTTTAATGATGTTAAAGTGCCGAAAGAAAATAGGATTGGTGAAGATGGCTTCGGTTTTAAGTTTGCCATGAAAACATTAGAAGGGGGAAGGATCGGTATTGCCGCCCAGGCTTTGGGTATTGCACAAGGTGCTTTCGAGTTAGCTACACAGTATGCTAAAGAACGTAAGTCATTCGGGAAACCAATTTCTGAACATCAGGCTATTGCTTTTAAACTGGCCGATATGGCTACGCAGATTGAAGCTGCCAGATTATTGGTTTATAAGGCAGCATGGTTAAAAGATCAGGGCTTGCCTTACACTCAGGCTGGTTCTATGGCCAAACTGTTTGCTTCAAAAGTGGCTATGGATGTAACTATTGAAGCTGTACAGGTGCATGGCGGTTATGGTTTTGTAAAAGAATACCATGTAGAGCGTTTAATGCGCGATGCTAAAATTACCCAGATTTACGAAGGAACTTCTGAGATCCAGAAAATGGTGATATCGAGAGAAGTGATTCGTTAG
- a CDS encoding phage holin family protein, producing the protein MRFIIEILLTGLAFFIGAKLVPGVAIDGFGNAIIASVLIALANATIGFILRLLTFPINFLTLGLVSFIITVLMILLVDNMMTSFNTSGFIAAAFLAIVVALIKAVFSAVVGEKE; encoded by the coding sequence ATGAGATTTATTATCGAAATCCTTTTAACAGGACTGGCGTTTTTTATAGGCGCAAAGCTAGTACCAGGGGTAGCTATTGATGGCTTCGGAAATGCCATTATCGCCTCAGTGCTGATTGCACTTGCAAACGCAACGATTGGATTCATCCTAAGGCTGTTAACTTTTCCAATCAATTTCTTAACGCTTGGACTGGTATCATTTATCATTACCGTTTTGATGATCTTATTGGTTGATAATATGATGACCTCTTTTAACACTTCGGGCTTTATTGCAGCTGCGTTTTTGGCAATTGTAGTAGCTTTGATTAAAGCGGTATTTAGTGCTGTAGTTGGGGAGAAGGAATAG
- the rimP gene encoding ribosome assembly cofactor RimP codes for MQVEKRVAALVEEKIADRPELFLVEVKMLPNNKLIIHVDGDEGISIQDCVAISRHVGFHLEEENVIEQAYNLEVSSPGVGEPLKLIRQYNKNIGRTVSIKLKEGLKKEGKLLAVTENNLLIEESVKEKGKKAVAIQTDVPFNDILETSVLISFK; via the coding sequence ATGCAGGTAGAAAAGAGAGTTGCAGCCCTCGTTGAGGAAAAAATAGCAGATCGGCCAGAGCTGTTTCTGGTGGAGGTGAAAATGTTGCCAAACAACAAACTAATTATCCATGTTGATGGCGACGAAGGTATTAGCATACAGGATTGTGTAGCCATTAGTAGGCATGTTGGTTTTCATCTCGAAGAAGAAAACGTGATAGAGCAGGCTTATAATTTAGAAGTTTCTTCGCCCGGTGTTGGTGAGCCTTTGAAATTAATCCGCCAGTACAATAAAAATATTGGCCGTACGGTAAGCATTAAGCTAAAAGAAGGGTTGAAAAAAGAAGGAAAACTGCTGGCAGTTACAGAAAATAATCTGCTGATTGAAGAATCGGTTAAAGAAAAAGGGAAAAAGGCGGTAGCAATTCAAACAGATGTTCCGTTTAATGATATATTAGAAACAAGTGTGTTAATTTCATTTAAGTAA
- the nusA gene encoding transcription termination factor NusA yields MSTTTINLIDSFQEFKDFKNIDRPTVISVLEEVFRSMLRKKYGTDENCDVIVNPDNGDLEIWRTRKVMEDGFSEDDDLEIELAEVSKLDNTLEVGDDYVEQITLESFGRRAILAARQTLVSKVLELEKDEIFKKYKDRVGEIVTGEVYQVWKKETLVLDDEGNELLMPKTEQIPADYFKKGDSVRAVISKVEMINANPKIIISRTAPEFLQRLFEQEVPEIFDGLITVKKIVREPGERAKVAVESYDDRIDPVGACVGMKGSRIHGIVRELKNENIDVINFTNNISLYITRALSPAKITSIKLDDETKHASVYLKPDQVSLAIGRGGHNIKLAGKLTGYEIDVYREAGEESDEDVDLEEFSDEIDSWIIDELKAIGCDTAKSVLALTVEDLVKRTDLEEETIKEVVQILKSEFE; encoded by the coding sequence ATGAGTACTACAACAATTAATTTGATCGACTCTTTTCAAGAGTTTAAAGATTTCAAAAATATAGATCGCCCAACGGTGATCAGTGTGCTGGAAGAAGTTTTTCGTAGCATGTTGCGTAAAAAATACGGAACAGATGAAAACTGTGATGTGATCGTGAATCCGGATAACGGAGATTTGGAGATCTGGAGAACGAGGAAAGTAATGGAGGATGGTTTTTCTGAGGATGATGATTTAGAGATCGAGCTTGCTGAAGTTTCTAAATTGGATAACACTTTAGAAGTTGGTGATGATTATGTAGAACAGATTACCTTAGAAAGTTTTGGCCGTAGGGCAATTTTAGCTGCCCGCCAGACTTTGGTATCTAAAGTATTGGAATTGGAGAAAGATGAAATCTTCAAAAAATATAAAGACAGGGTAGGCGAAATTGTAACTGGTGAGGTTTATCAGGTTTGGAAGAAAGAAACTTTGGTTTTAGATGATGAAGGTAACGAACTTTTAATGCCTAAAACAGAGCAGATTCCTGCTGATTATTTCAAAAAAGGCGATTCTGTAAGAGCAGTAATCTCTAAAGTGGAAATGATCAATGCTAACCCGAAAATTATCATTTCGAGAACAGCACCAGAATTTTTGCAGCGCCTGTTCGAACAGGAGGTTCCAGAAATTTTCGATGGTTTAATTACCGTTAAGAAAATTGTTCGTGAACCAGGAGAACGTGCTAAAGTTGCTGTTGAATCGTACGATGACCGTATCGATCCGGTTGGAGCATGTGTAGGTATGAAGGGATCACGTATCCACGGTATCGTTCGCGAGTTGAAAAACGAAAATATTGATGTGATTAACTTCACTAATAACATTTCATTATACATTACCCGTGCTTTGAGCCCGGCAAAAATCACTTCCATTAAATTAGATGATGAAACCAAACATGCATCGGTTTACTTAAAACCAGATCAGGTTTCATTGGCAATTGGACGTGGCGGACACAATATTAAACTGGCTGGTAAATTAACCGGTTACGAAATTGATGTATACCGTGAAGCTGGAGAAGAAAGCGATGAGGATGTTGATTTAGAAGAATTCTCAGATGAGATTGATAGCTGGATCATTGATGAATTAAAGGCTATCGGTTGCGATACTGCTAAAAGTGTATTAGCACTTACAGTGGAAGATTTGGTAAAACGCACCGACCTTGAAGAGGAAACCATTAAAGAAGTGGTTCAAATTTTGAAGTCAGAATTTGAATAA
- the infB gene encoding translation initiation factor IF-2 — translation MSDDKPIILIKAIKELNIGMGTAVEFLNKKGFSAEKSPMFKLTGDMYNALLKEYQGDKIVREEAKQIVIGKIRRDEPETEKPVEAPKKNTDFEKNEEILIKNAQSFTPPVEKPKVVETPKVETPTPAPAAAVEPVKETKAEGKVEETGLPGVKIVGKIDLNDLNSKTRPAKKEETPAAPAPVVEPPVVKAPEPVKPVEQPKVEEKPVEVKKEEAPVAPAPVAETPVVKATEPVKPVEQPKVEEKPAEEKPVNNEPEVIKARTVKLTGPNIIGKIVLPTTPDRRNGPVASSSDSEAAKRKRKRKKTPGAPGQQGQHGGQGQQGQNNPAGQGQGGAPGQPRQPYQGNRPAGGTPYQGNRPAGQGGTPYQGNRNNNNNRPGFQNRNATPSGPKEEPTEKEIQDQIKATLARLSGAGKSGKFAQRAKLRRQKRDDVASNAEEAANELESQSKILKVTEFVTANELASMMDVPVTKIIGTCMSLGMFVSINQRLDAETLTIVADEFGYEIQFVKPDEEEDNVIEEEDNEEDLIERAPVVTIMGHVDHGKTSLLDYIRKANVVAGEAGGITQHIGAYMVTTPSGKKVTFLDTPGHEAFTAMRARGAKAADIAIIVIAADDAVMPQTKEAINHAQAAGVPLVFAFTKVDKPGANADKVREQLSVMNILVEDWGGKYQSQEISSKSGLNVDLLLDKVLLEAELLELKANPNKRATGTVIESALDKGRGIVTTVLVQAGTLRVGDPILAGSYSGRVKALTNERGAKVESAGPSQPVQVLGMQGAPTAGDRFNALESETEARDIANKRMQLQREQGLRTQKHITLDEIGRRLAIGNFKELNIIVKGDVDGSIEALADSLLKLSTEQIQINIISKGVGQISESDVLLASASDAIIIGFQVRPSTGARKLAEAEQIDIRLYSIIYDAINEIKSAMEGMLDPEFEEKIVANVEIRETFKITKVGTIAGCMVLDGKITRNSKIRIVRDGVVVYTGELASLKRFKDDVKEVSKGYECGLNIQNFNNIEVGDIVEAYEQVEIARKL, via the coding sequence ATGTCAGACGACAAACCAATCATTTTAATTAAAGCTATTAAAGAACTTAATATAGGCATGGGTACGGCCGTTGAGTTTTTAAACAAAAAGGGATTCTCTGCCGAGAAGAGCCCTATGTTTAAACTTACGGGAGACATGTATAATGCCTTATTAAAAGAGTATCAGGGAGATAAGATCGTAAGAGAAGAAGCCAAACAAATAGTGATTGGTAAAATACGTCGTGACGAGCCTGAGACTGAAAAGCCAGTAGAAGCGCCGAAGAAAAATACCGATTTTGAGAAAAATGAAGAGATTTTAATTAAAAATGCTCAATCATTTACCCCTCCGGTAGAGAAACCAAAGGTTGTAGAAACACCTAAGGTAGAAACGCCAACACCAGCACCTGCGGCAGCAGTAGAGCCAGTAAAAGAAACTAAGGCAGAAGGTAAAGTTGAAGAGACCGGACTACCAGGAGTTAAAATTGTAGGAAAGATCGATTTAAATGATCTTAACTCAAAAACACGCCCGGCTAAGAAAGAAGAAACACCTGCTGCACCAGCGCCTGTTGTAGAACCGCCAGTGGTTAAAGCGCCAGAACCTGTAAAGCCAGTTGAACAACCTAAAGTGGAAGAAAAACCGGTTGAGGTTAAAAAGGAAGAAGCTCCTGTTGCACCTGCACCAGTTGCAGAAACACCAGTGGTTAAAGCAACTGAGCCAGTAAAACCAGTTGAACAACCTAAAGTGGAAGAAAAACCAGCTGAAGAAAAACCGGTAAATAACGAGCCTGAGGTTATCAAAGCACGTACCGTTAAATTAACTGGTCCGAATATTATTGGTAAAATTGTTTTGCCAACAACTCCAGATAGAAGAAACGGTCCGGTAGCATCATCTAGCGATAGTGAAGCCGCTAAACGTAAGCGTAAACGCAAAAAAACACCTGGAGCTCCTGGTCAACAAGGCCAACATGGTGGTCAAGGCCAGCAAGGACAGAATAATCCTGCAGGTCAGGGCCAGGGCGGCGCGCCAGGACAGCCTCGTCAACCTTATCAAGGTAACAGACCAGCTGGTGGTACACCATACCAAGGTAACAGACCAGCCGGACAAGGCGGAACTCCTTATCAAGGAAATAGGAATAACAACAATAACAGACCAGGTTTCCAAAATAGGAATGCTACACCAAGCGGACCTAAAGAAGAACCTACTGAGAAAGAAATTCAAGATCAGATCAAAGCAACACTTGCTCGTTTAAGTGGTGCGGGTAAATCGGGTAAATTTGCACAGCGTGCTAAATTACGTCGTCAGAAACGTGATGATGTAGCATCAAATGCAGAAGAGGCCGCAAACGAGCTTGAATCGCAATCGAAAATATTAAAAGTAACAGAATTTGTTACGGCTAATGAGTTAGCGAGCATGATGGATGTACCGGTTACCAAAATTATTGGTACTTGTATGAGCCTTGGTATGTTCGTTTCCATTAATCAACGTTTAGATGCTGAGACCTTAACCATTGTTGCCGATGAGTTTGGTTACGAAATCCAATTCGTTAAACCAGATGAAGAAGAAGATAATGTAATTGAGGAAGAAGATAACGAAGAAGATTTAATCGAAAGAGCTCCGGTTGTTACGATTATGGGGCACGTAGATCATGGTAAAACCTCGTTGCTGGATTATATCCGTAAAGCGAATGTGGTAGCTGGTGAAGCGGGTGGTATTACCCAGCACATTGGTGCTTACATGGTAACTACTCCTTCTGGTAAAAAAGTAACTTTCTTAGATACACCAGGTCACGAAGCCTTTACGGCGATGCGTGCACGTGGTGCTAAGGCGGCAGATATTGCCATTATTGTTATTGCTGCGGATGATGCAGTGATGCCTCAAACAAAAGAGGCGATTAATCACGCGCAGGCAGCAGGTGTACCATTGGTATTTGCTTTCACTAAAGTAGATAAACCAGGTGCAAATGCAGATAAAGTACGCGAGCAATTATCAGTAATGAATATCTTGGTTGAAGATTGGGGCGGTAAATATCAGTCGCAGGAAATCTCAAGCAAAAGTGGCTTAAATGTTGATTTACTTTTAGATAAAGTATTATTAGAAGCTGAATTATTAGAACTGAAAGCAAATCCGAATAAGAGAGCTACAGGTACTGTAATTGAGTCGGCTTTAGATAAAGGACGTGGTATTGTAACTACGGTATTGGTTCAGGCAGGTACATTAAGAGTTGGAGATCCAATCTTAGCAGGTAGTTACAGCGGACGTGTAAAAGCATTAACCAATGAGCGTGGTGCTAAAGTAGAATCAGCAGGTCCATCACAACCAGTACAGGTGTTGGGTATGCAAGGTGCACCTACAGCAGGTGATCGATTTAATGCTTTAGAAAGTGAAACCGAAGCACGTGATATTGCAAACAAACGGATGCAGTTACAACGCGAGCAGGGATTACGTACACAGAAACACATTACATTGGATGAGATCGGTCGTCGTTTAGCTATCGGTAACTTTAAAGAGCTTAACATCATTGTTAAAGGTGATGTGGATGGTTCGATCGAAGCTTTAGCCGATTCATTGTTGAAATTATCAACTGAGCAGATTCAGATCAATATCATCAGTAAGGGTGTTGGTCAGATTTCAGAGTCTGATGTATTGCTAGCTTCAGCTTCTGATGCGATTATCATTGGTTTCCAGGTTCGTCCATCAACAGGTGCACGTAAACTTGCAGAAGCGGAGCAGATTGATATCCGTTTATATTCTATCATCTACGATGCAATCAACGAGATTAAATCGGCGATGGAAGGTATGTTAGATCCAGAATTTGAAGAGAAAATTGTGGCTAACGTTGAGATCCGCGAAACATTCAAAATCACTAAAGTGGGTACCATTGCAGGTTGTATGGTATTGGATGGTAAGATTACCCGCAACAGCAAGATCCGTATCGTTAGAGATGGTGTTGTAGTGTATACAGGTGAACTGGCATCGTTAAAACGCTTTAAAGATGATGTGAAAGAGGTTAGTAAAGGTTACGAGTGTGGTTTAAACATCCAGAACTTTAACAACATCGAAGTTGGCGATATCGTAGAAGCTTACGAACAAGTAGAAATAGCTAGAAAACTGTAA
- a CDS encoding DUF4143 domain-containing protein — MTLKISDNFKLLLKLRQLYYAAHLHIWRTADGNEVDFIVEKHLNKGIAYKVKYNDVQLKPTKYKKFLGAYPDFDLGCVCKILTKNNSIAAIRL, encoded by the coding sequence TTGACCTTAAAAATATCCGATAATTTTAAGTTGCTGCTCAAATTGAGGCAGCTTTACTATGCCGCTCATCTGCACATTTGGCGTACTGCCGATGGTAACGAAGTAGATTTTATTGTAGAAAAACACTTAAACAAGGGAATTGCTTATAAGGTGAAGTATAACGATGTTCAGCTTAAGCCAACCAAGTATAAAAAATTTCTGGGAGCCTATCCTGATTTCGATTTAGGATGTGTTTGTAAGATACTGACAAAAAATAATTCGATAGCGGCTATCAGGTTATAG
- a CDS encoding acyltransferase family protein: MNTELTKEVTPVKKNFDFVNTIRCISMMGIVFEHSHIVQAPMYNTLSSTITEAGVIQFFKFSTIAFFLIGGFLINHKFQEYSAGQYLKNRFKNTVRPWLFWMFVFIAVTMLDRWVAHSKGSDRDLMFTDFGAYISDFVFRVLFFSPYWFILNF, encoded by the coding sequence ATGAATACTGAATTAACGAAAGAAGTTACGCCTGTAAAAAAGAATTTTGATTTTGTTAACACCATTAGGTGTATCTCCATGATGGGTATTGTATTTGAACACAGCCACATAGTTCAGGCACCGATGTATAATACATTGAGTTCAACCATTACTGAAGCAGGTGTGATACAGTTTTTTAAATTCTCCACAATAGCATTTTTCTTAATTGGTGGTTTCTTGATAAACCATAAATTTCAGGAATATTCAGCGGGTCAATACCTGAAAAACAGATTCAAAAATACGGTAAGGCCATGGCTTTTTTGGATGTTTGTTTTTATTGCCGTTACAATGTTGGATAGATGGGTTGCCCATAGCAAAGGAAGCGATAGAGATTTAATGTTTACCGATTTTGGGGCCTATATTTCTGACTTTGTTTTTAGGGTGCTATTTTTTAGCCCTTATTGGTTTATCCTTAATTTTTAA
- a CDS encoding glycosyltransferase family 2 protein, whose translation MGKPIITVFMAAYNQANYIEQSINSILTQSFSDFELIVVNDGSTDHTAAIVDSFNDSRIRLVHNDGNKGLIYTRNRLLTLARGEYIAILDADDIAHSDRLKIQYHFLLANPEIALCGGHASIIDDQNNKTGDKLMVPINYVDLFMLFGNPFVNSTTMFKTSAFISINGYQNYSISEDFDLFIRMSEKYKVANLDNTLIDYRIHSNNTSTLNTDTRLANERKIISHMQERIGLLYNERWLNLHVELFNWALNKKHLNDYLLLFYELTLANKISKRYNPEIFNRYLFNKWIAILTSSQIDEFTLKWYLKSKILETAYFSFKKFRRALKNSIKTVLN comes from the coding sequence ATGGGAAAACCTATAATAACTGTTTTTATGGCCGCATATAATCAGGCTAATTATATCGAACAATCTATAAACAGCATATTAACCCAAAGTTTTTCTGATTTCGAATTGATTGTTGTGAACGATGGTTCTACTGACCATACTGCTGCTATTGTTGATTCTTTTAATGATAGTAGAATCAGATTGGTACACAATGACGGAAATAAGGGATTAATTTATACCCGCAACCGCTTGTTAACACTTGCACGGGGCGAATATATAGCTATATTGGATGCTGATGATATTGCGCATTCAGATCGTCTGAAAATCCAATACCACTTTCTTTTGGCTAACCCAGAAATTGCGCTATGTGGAGGTCATGCCTCAATTATCGACGACCAGAATAATAAAACTGGAGATAAGCTAATGGTGCCAATCAATTACGTTGATTTGTTTATGTTATTCGGCAATCCTTTTGTAAATTCTACAACGATGTTCAAAACCAGTGCTTTTATCAGCATAAATGGCTATCAAAATTATAGTATATCAGAAGATTTCGATCTATTTATAAGAATGTCTGAAAAGTATAAAGTCGCTAATCTAGATAATACCCTTATCGATTACCGTATACACAGTAACAATACTTCTACACTAAATACTGATACAAGGCTAGCAAATGAAAGAAAGATCATTAGCCATATGCAAGAGCGCATAGGTTTGCTTTATAACGAAAGATGGCTAAACCTACATGTAGAATTATTTAATTGGGCGCTTAACAAAAAGCACTTAAATGATTATTTGCTCCTATTCTATGAGCTTACACTAGCCAACAAGATTTCCAAAAGATATAATCCAGAAATATTTAATCGGTATTTATTTAATAAATGGATAGCGATTTTAACATCCAGTCAAATTGATGAATTTACGCTAAAATGGTATCTAAAAAGCAAGATACTTGAAACCGCTTACTTCAGTTTTAAAAAATTTAGACGGGCACTTAAAAACAGTATTAAAACAGTTTTGAACTAA
- a CDS encoding glycosyltransferase family 4 protein: MKKILFISHNLGRTGSEMLLWYSLMNLNREKFLPLLFTKGKGVLIDTLPSEIQHFLPYRENPKRSLRLLRSVLKKVKIDSLEYQLNYITKKNNVDFWYVNTIVIPEVYPIAKKLGIKVITHAHELPFAYDFIGYKDLESIVTSSAALIGCSEAVCNRISDMGRPDVKLLYGFIDLSKIVCTKTAAEVKANTGFDREDFVWAISGKTTLIKGVDFLVSLLPELPGNIKIIWIGGEEDTGIYYYAKKAVENKFPGRVRFLGAQSEEYYNYLNSADAFLLLSREDSFPLVMLEAAALGKPIVGFNSGGIKEFVKTDTGIVVDTWRTKDLADAMMEVKNHPEKFNVDEIKRQASRYEVKKQVSILEDILNNVD, translated from the coding sequence ATGAAGAAAATATTGTTTATAAGCCATAACTTGGGCAGAACGGGTTCAGAAATGCTACTTTGGTATTCTTTGATGAATTTAAACAGAGAAAAATTTTTGCCACTATTGTTTACAAAGGGGAAAGGCGTGTTAATCGATACTTTGCCAAGTGAAATTCAACATTTTCTGCCTTATAGAGAAAATCCTAAAAGATCTTTAAGGCTTCTGAGATCAGTCTTAAAAAAAGTTAAAATTGATTCTTTAGAGTATCAGTTGAATTATATCACCAAGAAAAATAATGTTGATTTCTGGTACGTAAATACCATCGTAATTCCTGAGGTTTATCCAATTGCCAAGAAACTAGGGATTAAAGTTATTACTCATGCACATGAGCTTCCTTTTGCTTACGATTTTATCGGTTATAAGGATTTAGAAAGCATCGTTACATCATCTGCAGCACTAATTGGTTGTTCTGAAGCTGTATGTAATAGGATTAGCGACATGGGACGACCTGATGTAAAGCTTTTATATGGTTTTATCGATTTAAGTAAAATCGTTTGTACAAAAACTGCTGCAGAAGTTAAAGCAAATACAGGTTTTGATAGAGAAGATTTTGTTTGGGCCATTTCTGGTAAAACAACATTGATAAAAGGTGTCGATTTTTTGGTTTCATTACTCCCTGAACTTCCGGGCAATATCAAGATTATCTGGATAGGGGGTGAGGAAGATACTGGCATATACTATTATGCAAAAAAGGCTGTAGAAAATAAATTTCCGGGGAGGGTTAGGTTCCTAGGAGCGCAAAGTGAAGAATATTATAATTATCTTAATTCTGCGGATGCCTTCCTATTACTTTCAAGAGAAGATTCTTTCCCGCTGGTAATGCTAGAAGCTGCTGCGTTAGGCAAGCCCATTGTAGGGTTCAATTCTGGCGGAATTAAAGAGTTTGTGAAAACTGATACCGGGATCGTTGTAGATACCTGGAGAACAAAAGACCTTGCCGATGCAATGATGGAAGTAAAAAATCATCCGGAGAAGTTTAATGTAGATGAGATCAAACGCCAAGCCTCCCGTTATGAAGTGAAAAAACAGGTGTCAATTTTAGAAGATATACTCAATAATGTAGATTAA
- a CDS encoding glycosyltransferase WbsX family protein, translated as MQNPNSENKLKAIALYLPQFHPFKENDEWWGKGFTEWTNVTKSKPKFKGHYQPHLPTDLGYYDLRLLDTMVEQASLAKTYGVYGFCFYHYWFNGKLLMETPLEQMLKSKKPDFPFCLCWANENWTRRWDGMEADVLIKQNYGLEDDFDHIQYLMPFFKDERYIKIDGKPVYLMYRSELHPNINEAVKIWRDEAKKAGFEDLYLIRVENFKHDFDPQYHDFDASMEFAPDFSIPLQKYSKKEPVSHFLRKLLHKTAIKASGLLANKVFDYEEIVDKMTKKAPKPYKYFRSVFPSWDNSARRAKDATVFVNSSPEKFQQWVTNTASYTNEHFKGEERLFFINAWNEWAEGCHLEPDQQYGHRYLQALKNGLESNKAKP; from the coding sequence ATGCAAAACCCCAACAGCGAAAACAAACTTAAGGCCATTGCACTTTACCTGCCACAGTTCCATCCCTTTAAGGAAAACGATGAATGGTGGGGCAAGGGATTTACCGAATGGACAAATGTTACTAAGTCAAAACCAAAATTCAAAGGCCATTATCAGCCACATCTGCCAACAGACCTAGGTTATTACGATCTTCGGCTATTAGATACCATGGTAGAACAGGCTAGCCTTGCCAAAACTTATGGAGTTTACGGCTTCTGTTTTTATCATTATTGGTTTAATGGGAAGCTTTTAATGGAAACCCCGCTAGAGCAGATGCTAAAATCAAAAAAACCTGATTTCCCTTTTTGTTTATGCTGGGCAAATGAAAACTGGACCAGGCGCTGGGATGGTATGGAGGCCGATGTTTTGATTAAACAGAACTACGGTCTGGAAGATGATTTTGACCACATTCAATACCTAATGCCTTTTTTTAAAGATGAGAGGTATATTAAAATAGATGGGAAGCCAGTATACCTCATGTATAGATCAGAACTTCATCCAAATATAAATGAGGCGGTAAAAATATGGCGGGACGAGGCAAAAAAAGCAGGGTTTGAAGACCTTTATCTAATTAGAGTAGAGAATTTCAAGCATGATTTTGACCCACAATATCATGATTTTGATGCCAGTATGGAGTTTGCGCCAGATTTTTCTATCCCATTACAGAAATACAGCAAGAAAGAGCCTGTTAGTCATTTCTTAAGAAAATTACTACATAAAACTGCTATTAAAGCAAGTGGGTTATTAGCCAATAAAGTGTTCGACTATGAAGAGATAGTGGATAAGATGACTAAAAAAGCGCCTAAGCCCTATAAATATTTCCGTTCTGTTTTTCCTAGTTGGGATAACTCTGCAAGAAGGGCTAAAGATGCAACAGTTTTTGTAAATTCAAGTCCAGAAAAATTTCAACAATGGGTAACAAATACAGCCAGTTATACAAACGAACATTTTAAAGGTGAAGAGCGTTTGTTTTTTATAAACGCCTGGAACGAATGGGCAGAAGGCTGCCATTTAGAGCCCGATCAACAATACGGTCATCGCTATTTACAGGCCTTAAAAAATGGACTTGAATCAAATAAAGCAAAACCTTAA